In Amyelois transitella isolate CPQ chromosome 13, ilAmyTran1.1, whole genome shotgun sequence, a genomic segment contains:
- the LOC106142319 gene encoding ecdysone oxidase, with product MLPKNMLSRVSSPLLLFLTLTGGVPVDAIFQKSSQHDLPKGVTLKDGQEFEYIVVGAGAGGSAAAARLALAGASVLLVEAGADPDPLSWVPIASVFLQGTPTDWQYETIPNHKSCLSFRGEQCRASRGRCLGGSTSINDMIYTRGSPHDWDSFNISGWAWNDVRPFFLRYEGFKDLDLLPVSSIPYHNTSGTMKVQLLGESGNPWHSRIVEGYLLLNFPYNPDVNAASQIGVTQIVGYMYGGERMSTARGYLSRSDVKKSLKIAKLTRCTGVIIDDNNVAKGITVVTGLFKTKLKLFATREVILSAGAIATPQILMMSGIGHADHLNEMKIPVVKDLSVGDDMTDHMLPLIFVQVDSESGVAATLTNVIDSVDSLIKFVTSRTGPLASMGVLDVSVFANTLCYDYENRQLLHNSSECDLPTMQVIHSFIPKAALTIFTVAQHNLNVNDEVYKQLAEANANHDLLVVSPLVLQPLSAGNVRLASNDPLDTPAIFPNLLSRDEDLEEMIRAIRIVEDLMETRPFKRNNASIVRFRLKGCSDGADYWECYARHMTQLIYHAVGTTAIGRVVDERLRVLGVQRLRVADLGVLPGLVRGNTEASALAVGERVAEFLLEETA from the exons GGTTTCCTCACCGCTTCTGCTATTCCTAACCTTAACTGGTGGGGTACCTGTTGATGCAATATTTCAGAAGAGCAGTCAGCATGACCTTCCTAAAGGAGTGACTCTTAAAG acGGGCAGGAGTTCGAGTACATAGTAGTGGGCGCAGGCGCAGGCGGGtctgcggcggcggcgcggctcGCGCTGGCCGGCGCCTCCGTGCTGCTGGTGGAGGCCGGCGCGGATCCCGACCCGCTGTCCTGG GTGCCCATCGCGTCAGTGTTTCTGCAGGGAACGCCCACAGACTGGCAGTACGAAACTATCCCTAACCACAAATCCTGTCTATCCTTCCGCGGGGAGCAGTGCCGGGCCAGCCGCGGGCGGTGTCTCGGAGGCTCCACTAGCATCAACGACATGATCTACACCAGAGGAAGTCCTCACGACTGGGACTCCTTCAACATCTCTGGGTGGGCATGGAATGATGTAAGGCCCTTCTTTTTGCGATACGAAGGATTCAAAGATCTGGATTTGTTACCAGTTTCGTCAATACCGTATCACAACACAAGCGGAACAATGAAGGTTCAACTTTTAGGCGAATCTGGTAATCCTTGGCATTCGAGGATTGTCGAAGGATATCTACTGCTGAATTTCCCTTACAATCCAGATGTGAACGCTGCGTCTCAGATCGGCGTGACGCAGATTGTCGGCTACATGTATGGCGGTGAGCGAATGAGCACCGCGCGAGGTTACCTCAGCAGGAGTGACGTGAAGAAGTCATTGAAAATAGCCAAGTTGACGAGATGCACAGGGGTAATCATAGATGACAATAACGTCGCCAAGGGAATCACCGTCGTAACCGGCTTGTTCAAaactaaattgaaattatttgcaACTCGTGAAGTCATTTTAAGTGCTGGAGCAATAGCGACACCTCAGATACTCATGATGTCAGGTATAGGGCATGCCGACCActtgaatgaaatgaaaataccGGTCGTCAAAGATTTGTCCGTTGGCGATGACATGACCGATCATATGTTACCGTTGATTTTTGTCCAAGTAGACAGTGAAAGTGGTGTAGCGGCTACTTTAACAAATGTGATAGATTCGGTtgattcattaattaaatttgtcacGTCAAGAACCGGACCGCTAGCATCCATGGGTGTACTCGACGTGAGTGTTTTCGCAAACACTTTATGCTATGATTATGAAAATCGTCAACTTCTACATAATAGTTCTGAATGCGATCTACCGACGATGCAAGTGATTCATTCTTTTATACCCAAAGCTGCACTTACTATTTTTACTGTTGCTCAACACAATTTGAATGTTAACGATGAAGTATATAAACAACTGGCGGAAGCTAACGCAAATCACGATTTACTTGTGGTGTCTCCTCTTGTTCTCCAGCCCTTGTCGGCAGGTAACGTCAGGCTGGCGAGTAATGACCCGCTGGACACGCCGGCTATTTTCCCGAATCTGTTATCAAGGgatgaagatttagaggagaTGATTCGTGCGATTCGTATCGTGGAAGATCTGATGGAGACGAGACCGTTCAAAAGAAACAATGCTTCTATAGTGCGTTTTCGATTGAAGGGTTGTTCTGACGGTGCGGATTACTGGGAATGTTACGCGAGGCATATGACGCAGTTGATTTACCACGCGGTGGGCACGACGGCGATCGGGCGCGTGGTGGACGAGAGGCTGCGCGTGCTCGGCGTGCAGCGGCTGCGGGTGGCCGACCTCGGGGTGCTGCCGGGGCTGGTCCGCGGGAACACTGAAGCCTCTGCCTTGGCAGTCGGCGAGAGAGTTGCCGAATTTCTGTTGGAAGAGACAGCTTAA
- the LOC106142318 gene encoding uncharacterized protein LOC106142318, which translates to MADTPNKTAQYFINLAQFAYWLGMPDIWIQEVARPKRIVRIHDAYCYTCVILISLLVVFEYGALFTEQELSDRQHANMVLFVLCHPLVIIFIMNSLYFEKRTKRLLYDLAVGLKSVYNDEDIEAVTVQKMKVLSRAFVWIFATAIFFYGVDALVNVVWYGATFTTVILAWPQTHHRSPAADLARVFFYLIFLNFMLLLGITYMVNISITICLSSQFKNMQSYFYKLADLFKEDNMTQEQKESKYEENFKLGIRLHAKTSWCKQEWQAICNVIFSFQVVLNIGILILMLAQLVLSEERSLASLIASLFTIGTILSSTGLLMLNAGDVTVEAREISTAIYHSGWENCAGSSPRVRKLLVCAMMKGQKPEILWALRLIPMSYESFVSIVKSTYSIFSLLY; encoded by the exons ATGGCGGACACCCCGAACAAAACAGCGCAGTATTTCATCAATCTAGCTCAATTCGCCTACTGGCTGGGAATGCCTGATATTTGGATACAAGAAGTGGCCAGACCAAAGAGAATTGTCCGAATACATGACGCGTATTGCTATACGTGTGTCATTCTAATTTCATTACTAGTAGTCTTCGAATATGGAGCATTATTTACTGAGCAGGAGTTGTCGGATCGCCAGCACGCGAACATGGTCCTTTTCGTGCTCTGTCACCCTTTAGTGATAATCTTCATAATGAATTCGTTATATTTCGAGAAGAGAACCAAACGCTTGTTGTACGACCTCGCTGTGGGGCTGAAATCGGTTTACAACGACGAGGATATCGAGGCGGTGACGGTGCAGAAGATGAAGGTGTTGTCACGGGCGTTCGTCTGGATTTTCGCGACCGCTATATTTTTCTATGGAGTCGATGCGCTGGTGAATGTAGTTTGGTACG GCGCGACGTTCACCACAGTGATCCTGGCGTGGCCGCAGACGCACCACCGGTCGCCCGCCGCCGACCTCGCCCGCGTCTTCTTCTACCTCATCTTCCTGAACTTCATGCTTCTCCTGGGCATCACCTACATGGTCAACATCTCTATCACCATCTGTCTCAGCAGCCAGTTTAAAAACATGCAG AGTTACTTCTACAAGTTGGCGGATTTATTTAAAGAGGATAATATGACTCAGGAGCAGAAAGAAAGCAAATATGAAGAAAATTTCAAACTGGGTATCAGATTGCACGCAAAGACGTCATG GTGCAAACAAGAGTGGCAGGCTATCTGCAACGTGATCTTCAGCTTCCAGGTCGTGCTCAACATCGGCATCCTCATCCTCATGCTGGCGCAGCTCGTCCTGAGCGAG GAGCGGTCTTTGGCGTCGCTGATCGCCAGCCTCTTCACGATTGGCACGATCCTGTCTAGCACCGGCCTGCTCATGCTGAACGCGGGAGACGTCACTGTAGAG GCTCGAGAGATTTCGACCGCGATATACCACTCCGGCTGGGAGAACTGCGCCGGTTCCTCTCCCAGGGTCCGCAAGTTGCTGGTCTGCGCCATGATGAAGGGACAG AAACCTGAAATTTTATGGGCACTGCGTCTAATACCGATGTCTTATGAATCCTTTGTTTCG ATTGTAAAGTCGACGTACAGCATTTTCTCGTTACTCTACTAG